The Thermasporomyces composti region GTCGAACATCCAGTCCGTCGGCGTGCCCTGGTCGTCGACGTGGGTGATGACGGGGAGGAAGTCCTCGGCTCGCCAAGTCCCGAGCTCTCCGTTGGGGGACCGAGTGTCGTAGGTGTAGGCGAGGTAGACGTTGCGGACGCCACCGACCTGCTCGACACCCTGGGGGAGGAAGTCGCCCGGCTGATCCTCAGGCTCGAGCGGTCCGCTCGGCGGTCGTGCCCCGTGCTCGATGCCATCGGTCCCGTAGGCGTTGATCTCGTCGACGAAGGCCCAGACGTTGACGTCGAACGTCACCTTGAGGTAGCGGGCGTAGGTAGGGGTGATGGTGACGTCGACGGTGCGGCGTTCGACGTTCGTGCCCGTGTTGTCGCCTGGCGCCTCACCGGCGACGCGCCACGTGCTGCCGTCGAGGGAGAGGGAGTAGCGCACCGTGCCGGGCAGGTGGATGCCGAACTCGGGCGCGTACAGGAAGTCGGTGGAGAGCGAGCGGAGGGTTTTCACCTCGCCGAGGTCGAGCACCACCTCGCGGGATACCTGGCGTAGGTAGCCCACCCAGGCCGGGTCGGTGAAGTCGAGGCTGGCGTGGACGCCGTCGGTGAGCTCGAAGCCGTCGTCGGGATAGCTGGCGCGCTCGGTCTGCTGGTAGTTCGGGTCCGGGAAGCGGGCGCTCACCGTGTAGGTCGCGCCCTCCGCGACATCGCGCGGTCCCGCGGCCGCCGCGGACGGTCCGGCGAGGGTCATCGAGGACACGACCACGAGGGCCACCCCACTGGCCACAGTGGCTCGACGAGGCACGAACGGCACCATCCCGGCACTCCTCACGATCGGCGAGCTGCCGGAATGGTACAGACCATAGGTATCCCGATGGAGTGGTACGACACAAGCCGGCCGCTCGTGGCCGTCGCTTGTCCGCCACGGCATTCCGACCGTTCGGGCCCGCCGGCTGTCTGCCCGTCAAGCCGGGCACCGTCCGAGCTCCTGGGTGGCTTCTGGGTGAGGGCAGTCCCCCGGTGGCTGACTAGCGTCGGGACGCGACGGGAGAAATGCACGCCGTCGAAGCTCGAGCTTGTCCGGGCTCGCGCTCGTCGTCACGGAGGGTCCGATGCCCCTGATCAACGTGAAGCTCATCGAGGGAGTCTTCGACGAGGCACAGAAGGCTGAGATCGTGCGGGCCTTGACCGACGCGATGGTCGGTATCGAGGGCGAGCACATGCGGCCCGTGACGACGGTCATCGTCGAAGAGGTCAAGAGCGGCGACTGGGGCATCGGCGGCAAACCGATGACGACCGAGGACGTGAAGGCCCTGGCCGCCGGCACCACGGACGACGGGTGAGGGGACGTTCGCGATGAACGACAGCGACGACAACCGGCAGCGCAGCTTGGAGGAAGCGTCCGCACAAGACTGGCTCGGCGCCAATCCGGACCCTGATGTGTTGCTCAGCGTTCCCGATCTCGGCGTCGACAAGATCACGCTGAACGTCGAGGACCTCGAGGCCGACGTCGACTTGCACGCGAGGGTCCTGCAGGCGGTGGAGATTCACGTGGGAGCCCAGGTCACCCTGGGGCGGGTGGAGCTGGAGATCGAGAACGTCCATGCCAAAGCGATGTTGAAGGTCAAGCTCGACAAGGTGGCACAGATCGTCGACCGGCTGATGCGCACCATCGAGGCGAACCCGGAGATCATCACGAGCTTGACCGCGCCCATCGGCCGTGGCGTTGAGGAGCTCGGCCGCGGCGCCGGCGAGGGGGTCCGTGAGATCGGCAAGGGGACGTCCGGGTCGCAGGACAACAGCTCCGACTCTCAGGGCTCGCGCAACGAGTCGGTCAACTCCCGCGAGCGTGATCCGTCGCAGGTCGAGACCAAGCACGACGTCTCGTACGACGAGAAGGACAAGGACACCGGCGAGGTCCGACACCAGGAACGACGTGGTTGACAGAGCAGTCGCGTTTCCAGGACCGAGTTCGCCGCGGCTGTCGTCCGCCTGATGAGCGACGACGCCGCCGTGTCGGACGCGGGGCGGGAGCGAACGTCATCCGACCGGGGTCGGCGCGAACGTCACCTCCGCTGTCGAGACCGTCTCGCCTCGCCGACCGGGTGCGCAATGCCCGTGCCAGTAGAGGTTGGTGTGGTTGATCACCTGCTCCGCTGTCGGGGCCCCGTCGACGGTGAAGGGCTCTGTCGTGTGCGCGTCGCCTACCAGCGTCACGTCGTAGCCGCGGACGAAGGCGCCGTGGATCGTGCTGCGGATGCAGGCGTCCGTCTGGGCGCCCGTGACGACGAGGTGTCCGACTCGGCGTTCAGCGAGAACCGCCTCGAGCTCGGTGTCCTCGAACGAGTCGCAGTAGTGCTTGTGCAAGAGTGGCTCTGACTCGTTCCGGACCAGCTCAGGCACGTACTGCCAGCGCTCGCTACCGTACTCGAGCTCGTCGTCGGAGTGCTGGATCCAGATCACCGGGACCTTCGCCGCGCGTGCCTTGTCGACGAGCGACCTGATGTTGGCGATGACACCGTCACGGTTGTGGGCCCGGGCGACCACCCCGTTCTGGACGTCGATGACGAGCAGGGCGGTGTTCGGCCGGTCAGGGAGGGTCGTCATGGCAGCTCCTGTCTGGGGGAACGCGTGTCGCCACGATAGACCCGACGTCCGACAGCTGACCGGCATCGGCCGACCGGGAGGTGGTCATTGGTGCTGACCACTTCGCTGTCGCGACTAGTGTTCTGCGGCGGCGTCAGCAAAGCCCTGTCCGGTAGGGGGCACCCGATGTCCAAACCGCGTGGTGGTTGGCACCTCGTAGCCGGGATCCTGGCCGTCCTCGGCACGTCGCTCGCTCTGCTGGCGGGGCCTGCCGCGGCGGAGGAGCGAGCGGACTTTGTGCTGAGGTCCGTCGGCACGGCGGACGACGACACCACTGCCGTCGACGACGACCGCGCACTCGTACGAACCGAGGACGGTGCCACGCACCGGATCGACGGGGCGAACGCCTTTCGGGGCGAGGGTGTCCTGCTGGAGTACACCCCGGAGTGGGGCTTCTCGACCGGCACGAACATCTGGGGTGCCGAGGCGGCGCTGGTGAGGACGAGCGACCCGACGCGGTTCCGGATCGTCGCCGTCAACTCCATCCGCATCGACCCGTCCCGCGGCGGCGACACTGAGATTCCGCCCAACGGACTCGTGCTCAGCGCGGGGCCGGGCGGCGACAGCGACCCGGTCGGCTTCATCACCGACCACTTCCATGTGGGGGAGTACGTGACCATCACCCGGCCAACGTCGGTCACCAGCACCGAGCAGGCGCACGCGATCGACCCGACCGCGGAGTCCAACCCGGACGGCGCGCCGTATCCCGGGTATCGGGGCCCGGACCAGCTCGTCGTCTACACACCGGCCTACGGCAGCTCGACCGGGACGAACCAGTGGGGCTACGAGGTCATCGTCCGGGACGGGGTGGTCACCGCCCTGTCAGGTGCCGACTCCCCGATCCCCGAGGACGGATACGTCCTGAGCGGTCACGGCGTCATGGCGGACTGGCTGCGGCGGAACGCAGTCGTCGGCGCGAGCGTCACCCTGTCCGGACACCAGGTGACGATCCATCGAGATGTGCTCACGTCCATCCGGAACGCCGAAGCCGCGGTCGCCGAGTCCGAGGAGGTGATGCAACGCGCTCACGACGCCTACCTCAATGTCCCGTTGGCGCAGGCGCGCGACCGCCTGGACGCGGCGCGAACGTGGGTTCGGCGCGCCGAGGACGCGCGGGGCACGGACGACCAAGCGGCGCTGTCGTACGTCGACGAGGCCATCTCGGCGGCACGCGAGGCCTACTACCTGGCGATGCCGGCCCGGCCCGCCGACGCGCGCGGCATGTGGTATCGGCCGGTCGAGACGAGCGTCGAGGAGATCCGCCGCACCCTCGACCGGATGCGCGCGGCCGGGATGAACGAGCTCTACCTCGAGACCTACTTCCGCGGCTACACCATCTACCCCAGCGCGGTGAGCGAGGCGCATGGGCTTCCCGCCCAGAACCCGGCGTTCGAGGGGTTCGACCCGCTCCCGGTGTGGAAGGAGGAGGCCGCCAAACGAGGCATCGCTCTCCACGCGTGGATCGACGGCCTCGCGGTGGGCAACGAGCTGGGCGACGGGATCGGGCCGATCCTGAGCACCCATCCGGAATGGGCGGCGGTCGACCGTGACCACGCCGACGACCCGAGGCCGCATCCGTCGGCGAACGGCTTCTACTGGCTCGACGTCAGCGATCCGGTCGCGCGGGAGTACTTCCTCGACCTCATGGTCGAGACGGTGACGACGTATGACCTCGACGGCATCAACATCGACTACATGCGGTACCCGGTCGTCGAGGACTGGCGGAAGACCTTCAACTTCAGCCCTGACGCGCGACGTGCCTTCGAGCGGACGCACGGGGTCGACCCGATCACACTCGACCCGACGGACGAGCGGTGGGAGCTGTGGCAGCGCTTCGTCGAGAACGAGGAGAACCGCCTCGTCGCCGAGCTGTCGGCGCGCGTCAAGCGGGCCAAGCCGTCCGCCGTGGTGTCCGCGGCGCCGGAAGGCGGGACGGAGGCGGCGAAGGTGCACCAGTGGTCGGACGTCGTCGACGTGGTGATTCCGCAGGCGTACACGCCGAACCTCGAGGCCATCCGTGACACCGTGGCCGAGATGGCGGGTCGGATGCGTGGTGGCCAGCTCGTCTACACCGGTGTGGCGCCGCTCTACCAGCGTCTGCCGGTGTTCGACAGCGTGCGGCAGGCGGTCGGGGCCAAGGAGCTCGACGCGGGAACGGTGATCTTCTCGTTCGGTCAGGCGAGCGTGCCGGTGAGCGAGGCTCTGTCGTCGGGGCCGTGGCGAGGGAGAGCGGTGCCACCGGGGCTCCGTCCCGTCACTGCCGTCAAGGCGTTATTGACGCAAGCACGGACGGACGTGGACGAGGTCTACCTGCCGCGTGACGGGATCGACTCCGGCGTGGCGAACGCGCTGCACGGCCGGGTACGGGACATCGTCGACGACCTGTCCACGACGGCGTCGGCGGGACACCTGCGCGCCCTCACCACCAGGCTGCTCCGGCTCACGGAGTGGACCGAGAGACAACGGGACCGCGGCGCGATTGCTCCGCCGGTCGCCGCCAACCTGACGCGACAGTTCACCGAGGCTCGGACGATCCTCGACTACGCCATCGCGCGGACCATGCGCTAGGGCTGGGGGAGAGGCCGTTGTGGTGTCGGTCAGGCCCGTGCCTTTCCCGGTGCACTCGTTCCGGTGCGCAGGTTTCCTCTCGACGAACTCCTGACAGGTGATCAGCGCCGGCGTAGCATGGCGCGGCGTGATCGCGGTCCACCTGAGTCCCTTCGTCTGAGGAGCCCACCCGTGGAGATCACCCGTCGTCGGCTGCTGTCGCTCGTCCCCGCGGCGAGCCTGTCGGGACTCGCCCTTCCTCAGCGAGCGAGCGCTACGACCGGCGAGGCGCGCGAGGACAGTCAAGCCGAGCCTCCGACGGCGCGCCTCATCGCCAACACCGTCGCCATGCTCGCCGGCACGCCGGAGTCGAACGCTCGACCCGAGGTCGCCGCCAAGCTCGTCACCATCGAGCAGAACGCCCGCAGCCGGCTCACCGCGATGGACGCCGCGGGCGACGGCGAGCTGTTCACCGGCCTTCCTCTCGGCGAGGACGACGCCAACCTGGCGCGGACGTACCAGTACCTCTACGAGATCGCGCTCGCCACCCGCGCGCCGGGTAGCGCCCTGTTCGACGACATCGCCGTGCAACGTCGGGTCCTCGACGGCCTCGTCTGGCTGCACGAGCACTACTACGGCGACCAGTCCCAGGGGTACTACGGCAACTGGTTCAACTGGGAGATCGGCATCTCCAACCACGTCAGCCGGACGTTGGTCCTGCTCGCCGACCAGGCGCGGGAGTACGTCCCGGAGCTAGCGGCGACCTACGTCGCCTCCATGGACGCCTACCTACGCAACGGCAAGGACGGTGACGTCGACCTCGACTCACGCTTCCACACCGGCGCCAACCTCGCGGACATCACCACCAACCGGATCCTGCAGGGGGCGGTGCTCGGCGACGAGGCCCGCATCGAGAAGGCGATCGCGGACCAGCTCACCGTCTACGCCACGATCGACCCCTACCACCTCCGCCATGGGGTCACCGACGGCTACTACGCGGACGGGTCGTTCATCCAGCACCACTCGGTCGCCTACACCGGCTCCTACGGTAAGGGGCTGCTCAGCCGCGTGGTCCAGACGATCAAGATCCTCGACGGCACCAGCTACGCGCCGGCGGAGGATCTCGTCGGGATCGTCCAGGGCTGGGTTCGGGACGGGTTCGCGCCGCTCATCTTCGAAGGCTGGATGATGGAGGTGGTCAAGGGACGCGCCGTGTCCCGGACCACGACCGGCTACGCCGACGTCGCGGTCGTCGTCGAGGCCATCGTCGACCTCGCCGACTACGTCGGTGGTGAGGACGCCGCGGCTCTCAAGGGGTACGTCAAGCACATCCGCTCGACCTCGCGGGCCGGGCTCAATCCGACCAGCTTCGTCTCGCCGGTCAGCATCGCGCGCTACAGCGACATCATCGCCGACGACGCGATCGCGCCGGCCGACCTTAACCCACCGTCGCGCAGTGTGGCGTTCAACGCGATGGATCGGCACGTGCACCGGCGTCCCGGTTACGCGTTCGCCCTCGCCCGGAGCTCGGACCGCATCAGCAAGTACGAGTACATGAACGGCGAGAACCTGCAACCGTGGTTCCAGGGCGACGGCGCCTACTACCTCTACCTGTCGGGTCAGGACCAGACCCAGGCGTACGGCGTCGACTACTTCGTGACCGTGTCGCCCTACCGGCTCGCGGGTGTGACGGTTCCAGTCGAGGAGCGGAAGACGATCCCCGAGCTGTACGGCACGCCGTACTACGACAACCCCGACCACCCGCTGAACTTCACGCCGTCGTCGGAGTCGCAGAACACCTACGTGTACTTCCCCCGCGGGACGAACCGCTGGTCGGGCGGCGCGACGTTGGGTGCCTACGGCGTGAGCGGCATGGTGCTTTCCGACGACGTGCCGTACGTCCACAAACAGCAGGGCATCCTGCCGGACGACTTCGTCGTCTACCAGAACGCCCGCGCCACCAAGTCGTGGTTCATGCTGGACGACGAGATCGTCGTGCTCGCCGCCGGCGTGACCGACCCTGCGGGGCGAGCGGTGACCACGAGCGTGGACGCGCGCATCGCCGCCCCGACGGACGACGTCACCGTGCGCGGTGCGCTGCGTGACGGCGGCGTGCGGACGGGTCCGGGTACCGGCGACCTCGTCTGGCTGCGCTACGCCAACGGCACGCACGGCACCGCCGTCGGGTACGTGTTCCTCGAGCCACGACCGGTGAACGTGTCGGTGGAGACGGTGACGCGCAACCTCCGCGTGGTCCGCACCGCGAACCCGGACCAGCAGGTGACCAAGTCGGTCTTCGGCGTCTGGTTCGAGCAGCCGGCCGGCGCCCCACCGGCGTCGCTGGCGTACGCCTTGGTGCCGAACGCGACCGAGCCGCAGCTGCGGTCCTACGTCAACGGGCCGTTGACCGTGCTCGCGAACACGTCCGAGGTCCAGGCGATCCGGCACTCCCGGCTCGGCGTGACGGCTGTCAACGTGTTCGCCGACGGCTGGCACGAGGTGGCGGGGGTGAGGATCGACGGGTGCGCGTCGGTGCTCGTCCAGCAGGCGCGGGGGCGCGACGGCCTCACGAGAATTAGCGTCTCCGACCCCACGATGGACCGGGAGTCGGTCACCGTCGTCCTGCGGGGCCGCTCGCTGGCGCCGGTCTCGACCGACGAGGGCGTGCGGGTGACCCCGGTTCCTGGCGGCACCGAGCTGCGGTTCGACACCCACCAGGTGTACGGCCGCACGCTGACGGCCACCCTCCGCTAGGGGCAGGGTGGCCGCGCTCCCGCGGGGCGTGGCGCCCTCGCGCAGGTCGGCGAGCCCGGGTGCATCGGGCGGCGTCGCGTCCGCCGATCCTGGGGCGACGCCGCCCTCGACGCGAACGGCGAGTCGTCCGTCGAGCCTCAGTCCTTGGGAACCGCCTCAGCCCCCACCGGCTCGACCGGCAGGGTGGCGCGGCGCTCCCCGATGAGCCGCATCACGTGGTAGACCGCCACGGCGGCGAGAGCGCCGAGCGCGATGCCGTTGAAGGACAGCTCACCGATCGTCCAGGTGAAGTCGGCGATGCCGATGATGAGGGCGACTGCGGCGGTCATGAGGTTCGCCGGGTTGCGGAAGTCCACCTTGTTGTCGACCCAGATGCGGGCGCCGATGATGCCGATCAACCCGTAGAGCGCGGTCGTGGCGCCACCGAGCACGCCGGGGGGAATCGTGTTGATGAGCGCGCCGAACTTGGGGGAGAGCCCCAGCACGAAGGCGGCCACGCCGGCCACCCAGTACGCCGCGGTCGAGTAGACCCGCGTCGCGGCCATGACGCCGATGTTCTCGCCGTACGTGGTCGTGGCCGAACCGCCTCCGGCGCCGGCGAGCATGGTGGCCACACCGTCGCCGATGAAGGCCCGGCCGATGAGCGGATCCATCGAACGGTCGGTCATCGAGGCGACGGCTTTGACGTGACCCAGGTTCTCGGCGATGAGCACGAGAACCACCGGCACGAACATCGGGATGACGGACCAGTCCAGCGTCATTCCGGTGAACGTCGGAAGGCCGACCCAGGCCGCCTTCTCCACGGCGCTGAAGTCCAGCTGGCCCTGCAGACCTGCGGCGGCGTAGCCGACGAGGACGCCGACGAAGATCGACATCCGGCCCAGGATGCCGCTGAAGAGCACGGTCGCCAGCAGCACCGCGACCAGGGTGACGAGAGCGGTCACCGGCTGGGTCTCGAAGTTGTCCTTGGCGACGGGCGCGAGGTTGAAGCCGATCAACGCGACCACGGTCCCGTTGACGACGGGCGGCATGAGGATGTCGATCCAGCGCACGCCCACCCGGTGCACCAGCAGACCCACCAGGGCGAAGAGCAGGCCGGTCACGAAGACTCCGCCGAGAGCGGCGGCGGGACCCGCCTGGGCCTTGGCGGCCAGGATCGGGGCGATGAACGCGAAGCTCGACCCGAGGTAGCTCGGCAGACGGTTGCCGGTGATCAGGAGGAACAGCAGGGTTCCCAGGCCGGAGAAGAAGAGCGTGGTCGCCGGCGGGAAACCGGTGAGGATGGGGACGAGGAACGTCGCCCCGAACATCGCGAGCACGTGCTGGATGCCGATGCCGATCGTCCGACCCCAGCTCAACCGCTCCTCGGGCGCGACGACCTCCCCAGGCGGCACGGTCCGCCCATCGCCGTACACCCGCCAGCCCAGCCCGAACCTGGCCATACGTCCTCCTCGTGCGTTCGACCGCGCGGGAGCGTACCGCCAGTTGGCACGTCGTGGAATCGAACGAGAGCGCGGATCAGCTCGGTCGTCCGCGCGTGCTGCGTCCCGGTGACGGTCCGGGTTGGTATCACCACGTTCGGCGTACGCTCAGCCAGCGAAGCACGGCATCGCCCTGGTCACGCTGGAACTGGCGGAGCGTGGGGAGTCCAGGCGAGGGTGGCCTCCTGCAGGCGTTGTAGAAGAAGCCGCCCAAACCCACCAGGACGCCGTCGATTGCTTCCGCCGGGACATCCGCGAGGAGGGGCGTCTCCGCGAGCAGCCTCTCGACGTCGTGACCGCCGTACAGCTCGACGTTGAGGAGGACGCACAACGTGTCGAACCACGCGCAGCCGCGGCATGCCCACGGCCAGTCCACCACGACGACCGACCGGTCCGGGCGGATGAGCAGGTTGTCCGCTCGGATGTCGGTGTG contains the following coding sequences:
- a CDS encoding tautomerase family protein — protein: MPLINVKLIEGVFDEAQKAEIVRALTDAMVGIEGEHMRPVTTVIVEEVKSGDWGIGGKPMTTEDVKALAAGTTDDG
- a CDS encoding cysteine hydrolase family protein; the protein is MTTLPDRPNTALLVIDVQNGVVARAHNRDGVIANIRSLVDKARAAKVPVIWIQHSDDELEYGSERWQYVPELVRNESEPLLHKHYCDSFEDTELEAVLAERRVGHLVVTGAQTDACIRSTIHGAFVRGYDVTLVGDAHTTEPFTVDGAPTAEQVINHTNLYWHGHCAPGRRGETVSTAEVTFAPTPVG
- a CDS encoding glycoside hydrolase family 10 protein, which encodes MSKPRGGWHLVAGILAVLGTSLALLAGPAAAEERADFVLRSVGTADDDTTAVDDDRALVRTEDGATHRIDGANAFRGEGVLLEYTPEWGFSTGTNIWGAEAALVRTSDPTRFRIVAVNSIRIDPSRGGDTEIPPNGLVLSAGPGGDSDPVGFITDHFHVGEYVTITRPTSVTSTEQAHAIDPTAESNPDGAPYPGYRGPDQLVVYTPAYGSSTGTNQWGYEVIVRDGVVTALSGADSPIPEDGYVLSGHGVMADWLRRNAVVGASVTLSGHQVTIHRDVLTSIRNAEAAVAESEEVMQRAHDAYLNVPLAQARDRLDAARTWVRRAEDARGTDDQAALSYVDEAISAAREAYYLAMPARPADARGMWYRPVETSVEEIRRTLDRMRAAGMNELYLETYFRGYTIYPSAVSEAHGLPAQNPAFEGFDPLPVWKEEAAKRGIALHAWIDGLAVGNELGDGIGPILSTHPEWAAVDRDHADDPRPHPSANGFYWLDVSDPVAREYFLDLMVETVTTYDLDGINIDYMRYPVVEDWRKTFNFSPDARRAFERTHGVDPITLDPTDERWELWQRFVENEENRLVAELSARVKRAKPSAVVSAAPEGGTEAAKVHQWSDVVDVVIPQAYTPNLEAIRDTVAEMAGRMRGGQLVYTGVAPLYQRLPVFDSVRQAVGAKELDAGTVIFSFGQASVPVSEALSSGPWRGRAVPPGLRPVTAVKALLTQARTDVDEVYLPRDGIDSGVANALHGRVRDIVDDLSTTASAGHLRALTTRLLRLTEWTERQRDRGAIAPPVAANLTRQFTEARTILDYAIARTMR
- a CDS encoding polysaccharide lyase family 8 super-sandwich domain-containing protein produces the protein MEITRRRLLSLVPAASLSGLALPQRASATTGEAREDSQAEPPTARLIANTVAMLAGTPESNARPEVAAKLVTIEQNARSRLTAMDAAGDGELFTGLPLGEDDANLARTYQYLYEIALATRAPGSALFDDIAVQRRVLDGLVWLHEHYYGDQSQGYYGNWFNWEIGISNHVSRTLVLLADQAREYVPELAATYVASMDAYLRNGKDGDVDLDSRFHTGANLADITTNRILQGAVLGDEARIEKAIADQLTVYATIDPYHLRHGVTDGYYADGSFIQHHSVAYTGSYGKGLLSRVVQTIKILDGTSYAPAEDLVGIVQGWVRDGFAPLIFEGWMMEVVKGRAVSRTTTGYADVAVVVEAIVDLADYVGGEDAAALKGYVKHIRSTSRAGLNPTSFVSPVSIARYSDIIADDAIAPADLNPPSRSVAFNAMDRHVHRRPGYAFALARSSDRISKYEYMNGENLQPWFQGDGAYYLYLSGQDQTQAYGVDYFVTVSPYRLAGVTVPVEERKTIPELYGTPYYDNPDHPLNFTPSSESQNTYVYFPRGTNRWSGGATLGAYGVSGMVLSDDVPYVHKQQGILPDDFVVYQNARATKSWFMLDDEIVVLAAGVTDPAGRAVTTSVDARIAAPTDDVTVRGALRDGGVRTGPGTGDLVWLRYANGTHGTAVGYVFLEPRPVNVSVETVTRNLRVVRTANPDQQVTKSVFGVWFEQPAGAPPASLAYALVPNATEPQLRSYVNGPLTVLANTSEVQAIRHSRLGVTAVNVFADGWHEVAGVRIDGCASVLVQQARGRDGLTRISVSDPTMDRESVTVVLRGRSLAPVSTDEGVRVTPVPGGTELRFDTHQVYGRTLTATLR
- a CDS encoding uracil-xanthine permease family protein, with translation MARFGLGWRVYGDGRTVPPGEVVAPEERLSWGRTIGIGIQHVLAMFGATFLVPILTGFPPATTLFFSGLGTLLFLLITGNRLPSYLGSSFAFIAPILAAKAQAGPAAALGGVFVTGLLFALVGLLVHRVGVRWIDILMPPVVNGTVVALIGFNLAPVAKDNFETQPVTALVTLVAVLLATVLFSGILGRMSIFVGVLVGYAAAGLQGQLDFSAVEKAAWVGLPTFTGMTLDWSVIPMFVPVVLVLIAENLGHVKAVASMTDRSMDPLIGRAFIGDGVATMLAGAGGGSATTTYGENIGVMAATRVYSTAAYWVAGVAAFVLGLSPKFGALINTIPPGVLGGATTALYGLIGIIGARIWVDNKVDFRNPANLMTAAVALIIGIADFTWTIGELSFNGIALGALAAVAVYHVMRLIGERRATLPVEPVGAEAVPKD
- a CDS encoding phosphotransferase, which codes for MLAALQQLSERLTPCPSDDLPPLADELRGEFAGWRELRDDPWDDLPEVAATHLDELIELSALGVRALDGDTLVHTDIRADNLLIRPDRSVVVVDWPWACRGCAWFDTLCVLLNVELYGGHDVERLLAETPLLADVPAEAIDGVLVGLGGFFYNACRRPPSPGLPTLRQFQRDQGDAVLRWLSVRRTW